A single region of the Lates calcarifer isolate ASB-BC8 linkage group LG16_LG22, TLL_Latcal_v3, whole genome shotgun sequence genome encodes:
- the c1d gene encoding nuclear nucleic acid-binding protein C1D produces MAAPSEDYPHEIDEQLTSFDSSVSSVKTMLEKLMSMPRNDLLQKLDPLDQAKLDLMSAYTLNSLFWMYLVTQGVNPREHGIKQELERIRTYMNRVKEITDKRKAARLDKGAAARFVRNALYDPEEKESRKKAAAKKAADKASDSPQSKRPKQS; encoded by the exons ATGGCAGCTCCATCTGAGGACTACCCTCATGAAATAGACGAACAGCTCACAAGCTTCGActcctcagtttcctctgtcAAAACCATGTTGGAGAAGTTAATGTCGATGCCCAGAAATGACCTTCTGCAAAAG CTGGACCCTTTGGATCAAGCCAAGCTGGACCTGATGTCTGCCTACACCCTTAATTCATTATTCTGGA TGTACTTGGTGACACAAGGAGTAAATCCCAGAGAACATGGAATCAAGCAAGAACTG GAGCGAATAAGGACATACATGAACAGAGTGAAGGAGATCACTGACAAGAGGAAAGCTGCCCGTCTTGATAAGGGGGCTGCCGCGCGATTTGTCAGGAATGCTCTCTATGATCCAGAGGAAAAAGAGTCTAGGAAAAAAGCAGCAGCCAAGAAGGCAGCAGACAAAGCATCTGACAGCCCGCAGTCAAAGCGTCCAAAGCAGAGCTGA